From Halomicrobium salinisoli, the proteins below share one genomic window:
- a CDS encoding HalOD1 output domain-containing protein: protein MTDGHQSVASTVSPPDDPTLEYDRGVDEPLVDAVVAAVGDATGTSVTDLQPLYSAVDPDALEALVESSGDVAIAFEYGSRRVVVDGERSVTVY, encoded by the coding sequence ATGACCGACGGACACCAATCGGTAGCGAGCACGGTATCGCCGCCAGACGACCCGACGCTTGAGTACGACCGGGGGGTCGACGAGCCGCTCGTCGACGCCGTCGTCGCGGCGGTGGGGGACGCCACGGGCACCAGCGTGACCGACCTCCAGCCGCTGTACTCCGCCGTCGACCCGGACGCGCTCGAAGCCCTGGTCGAGTCCAGCGGCGACGTGGCAATCGCCTTCGAATACGGGTCACGCCGCGTGGTAGTCGACGGAGAGCGGAGTGTGACAGTCTACTGA
- a CDS encoding DNA-directed DNA polymerase II small subunit, translating to MPLETPARIVSELANRGYNAEREAVTLLADAPDPDAALERALETAPDNALKLSADHVRDVLESKHEGERSRSEPADSGAEPTAPTPGDDPPVSGGPGTASSGDGVGTAPVETGGSSGGNARDVDPEKRSVTVENDMTGRSTGTGEYTDFVAVFRDRYEKLSKQLRGRVNHRPTSALESMTGGEEAAVVGMVSDIRSTASGHWLIELEDTNGTFPALVMKDRPFADLVQELLYDEVIAVEGTLADDSGILFADSIHFPDVPRTHSPSTADRHVQAALISDVHVGSQEFMAEAWHRFTDWLHTEEAESVEYLLIAGDMVEGVGVYPDQDEELDVVDIYDQYERFSEYLKEVPGDMEIRMIPGNHDAVRLAEPQPGFDEELRSIMTAHDAEIHSNPSLVTVEGVSVLMYHGVSLDEVIAELPDDKASYDEPHKAMYQLLKKRHVAPQYGGHTRLAPEDRDYLVIEEVPDVFHTGHVHKLGWGKYHNVLALNSGCWQAQTAFQESVNIDPDSGYAPILDLDTLDMTVRKFA from the coding sequence GTGCCACTGGAGACGCCGGCGCGGATCGTCAGCGAACTCGCGAATCGGGGGTACAACGCCGAGCGCGAGGCAGTGACGCTGCTGGCGGACGCGCCGGACCCCGACGCGGCCCTGGAGCGCGCACTCGAAACGGCGCCCGACAACGCGCTGAAGCTATCGGCGGACCACGTCAGGGACGTCCTGGAATCGAAACACGAGGGGGAGCGGTCGCGTTCGGAGCCCGCGGACTCGGGAGCGGAACCGACCGCGCCGACGCCCGGCGACGACCCCCCCGTTTCAGGTGGACCCGGGACGGCGTCGTCGGGAGACGGCGTCGGGACCGCTCCAGTCGAAACAGGGGGGTCTTCCGGGGGGAACGCCCGCGACGTCGACCCCGAGAAGCGGTCCGTGACCGTCGAGAACGACATGACCGGTCGGTCGACGGGGACCGGGGAGTACACCGACTTCGTCGCCGTGTTCCGCGACCGCTACGAGAAGCTCTCGAAGCAGCTCCGGGGGCGGGTGAACCACCGGCCGACCTCCGCGCTGGAGTCGATGACGGGCGGGGAGGAGGCGGCCGTCGTCGGCATGGTCTCGGACATCCGCTCGACGGCCAGCGGCCACTGGCTGATCGAACTGGAGGACACGAACGGGACCTTCCCCGCACTCGTGATGAAAGACCGCCCGTTCGCGGACCTCGTCCAGGAACTGCTGTACGACGAGGTCATCGCCGTCGAGGGGACGCTGGCCGACGACTCGGGCATCCTCTTCGCCGATTCGATCCACTTCCCGGACGTCCCGCGGACTCACAGTCCCTCGACCGCGGACCGCCACGTCCAGGCGGCGCTCATCTCGGACGTCCACGTCGGCAGCCAGGAGTTCATGGCCGAGGCCTGGCACCGGTTCACCGACTGGCTCCACACCGAGGAGGCCGAATCCGTCGAGTACCTGCTGATCGCCGGCGACATGGTCGAGGGCGTCGGCGTCTACCCCGACCAGGACGAGGAACTCGACGTCGTCGACATCTACGACCAGTACGAGCGCTTCTCCGAGTACCTCAAGGAGGTCCCCGGGGACATGGAGATCCGGATGATCCCGGGCAACCACGACGCCGTCCGCCTGGCCGAGCCCCAGCCCGGGTTCGACGAGGAACTGCGCTCGATCATGACGGCCCACGACGCCGAGATCCACTCCAACCCTTCCCTGGTGACCGTCGAGGGGGTCTCCGTCCTGATGTACCACGGCGTCTCGCTGGACGAGGTCATCGCGGAGCTACCCGACGACAAGGCCAGCTACGACGAGCCCCACAAGGCGATGTACCAGTTGCTCAAGAAGCGCCACGTCGCGCCGCAGTACGGTGGTCACACCCGCCTCGCGCCGGAGGACCGGGACTACCTCGTCATCGAGGAGGTCCCCGACGTGTTCCACACCGGCCACGTCCACAAGCTCGGCTGGGGGAAGTACCACAACGTCCTCGCGCTGAACTCCGGGTGCTGGCAGGCCCAGACCGCCTTCCAGGAGAGCGTCAACATCGACCCGGACTCGGGGTACGCGCCGATCCTCGACCTGGACACGCTGGACATGACGGTCCGGAAGTTCGCCTAA
- a CDS encoding Era-like GTP-binding protein — protein MGLLTNLKDSISRAASTLFSEEDPKRIGIYGPPNAGKTTLANRIARDWTGDAVGPESHIPHETRRARRKEDVEIERNGKTVNIDIVDTPGVTTKVDYTEFLDHDMEEDDAVRRSREATEGVAEAMHWLREDVDGVIYVLDSTEDPFTQVNTMLIGIIESQDLPVLILANKIDLEESSVQRIKNAFPQHETIPLSALEGDNMDEVYDKIAEYFG, from the coding sequence ATGGGACTGCTCACAAATCTCAAGGATAGCATATCACGCGCGGCATCGACGCTGTTCTCGGAAGAGGACCCCAAGCGAATCGGCATCTACGGACCGCCGAACGCCGGGAAGACCACGCTGGCGAACCGGATCGCCCGCGACTGGACCGGCGACGCCGTCGGTCCGGAGAGCCACATTCCACACGAGACGCGACGCGCACGCAGGAAAGAAGACGTGGAGATCGAGCGCAACGGCAAGACCGTCAACATCGACATCGTCGACACGCCGGGCGTGACGACGAAGGTCGACTACACGGAGTTCCTCGACCACGACATGGAGGAGGACGACGCCGTCCGCCGCTCCCGCGAGGCCACGGAGGGCGTCGCCGAGGCGATGCACTGGCTCCGCGAGGACGTCGACGGCGTCATCTACGTGCTCGACTCGACGGAGGACCCGTTCACGCAGGTCAACACGATGCTGATCGGCATCATCGAGAGCCAGGACCTGCCGGTGCTGATCCTCGCGAACAAGATCGACCTCGAGGAATCGTCGGTCCAGCGGATCAAGAACGCGTTCCCGCAGCACGAGACGATCCCGCTGTCGGCGCTCGAGGGCGACAACATGGACGAAGTGTACGACAAGATCGCGGAGTACTTCGGGTGA
- the mdh gene encoding malate dehydrogenase: protein MSKVSVIGAAGTVGAAAGYNIALRDIADELVFVDIPEQEDVTVGQAADTNHGVAYDANTTVRQGSYEDTAGSDVVVITAGIPREPGQTRIDLAGDNAPIIDDIGSSIAEHNDDFVTITTSNPVDLLNRHLYETGDRTREKVIGFGGRLDSARFRYVLSERFDTPVGNVEATILGEHGDAQVPVFSKVRVDGADPEFSEDEREEILQELQESAMDVIERKGATEWGPATGVAHMVEAVLRDTGEVLPGSVYLDGEFGHEDTAFGVPVKLGSDGVEEVVEWDLDDYERELMDEAADKLSEQYEKIS from the coding sequence ATGTCAAAGGTAAGCGTGATCGGTGCCGCCGGTACCGTCGGCGCGGCCGCCGGGTACAACATCGCTCTCCGTGATATCGCCGACGAACTGGTGTTCGTCGACATCCCCGAGCAGGAGGACGTCACCGTGGGTCAGGCCGCCGACACCAACCACGGCGTCGCCTACGACGCAAACACCACCGTCCGCCAGGGCTCCTACGAGGACACCGCCGGCTCCGACGTGGTCGTCATCACCGCCGGCATCCCCCGCGAGCCCGGACAGACCCGGATCGATCTGGCCGGCGACAACGCGCCGATCATCGACGACATCGGCTCCTCCATCGCCGAGCACAACGACGACTTCGTGACCATCACGACGTCGAACCCCGTCGACCTCCTCAATCGACACCTCTACGAGACGGGCGACCGCACCCGCGAGAAGGTGATCGGCTTCGGCGGCCGCCTCGACTCCGCGCGGTTCCGGTACGTCCTCTCCGAGCGCTTCGACACGCCCGTGGGGAACGTCGAGGCGACCATCCTCGGCGAGCACGGCGACGCCCAGGTGCCCGTCTTCTCCAAGGTCCGCGTCGACGGCGCGGACCCCGAGTTCTCCGAGGACGAGCGCGAGGAGATCCTGCAGGAACTCCAGGAGAGCGCGATGGACGTCATCGAGCGCAAGGGCGCCACCGAGTGGGGCCCCGCCACCGGCGTCGCTCACATGGTCGAGGCCGTCCTGCGTGACACCGGCGAGGTGTTGCCCGGCTCCGTCTACCTCGACGGCGAGTTCGGCCACGAGGACACCGCCTTCGGCGTGCCCGTCAAGCTGGGCTCGGACGGCGTCGAGGAGGTCGTCGAGTGGGACCTCGACGACTACGAACGGGAGCTGATGGACGAGGCCGCCGACAAGCTCTCCGAGCAGTACGAGAAGATCAGCTGA
- a CDS encoding O-acetylhomoserine aminocarboxypropyltransferase/cysteine synthase family protein, translating into MSEDRGFETDALHVGQEEPESHANARAPPIYQTTSYVFEDAEDAAAQFALEKPGHIYSRLMNPTNEMLQERLAALEGGVGAVATSSGMAALNLATFLLADAGDNVVTASSLYGGTYTYFTHTAPRNGVEARFVDTLDYEAYEEAIDDDTAYVHFETIGNPALVTPDIERLADIAHDNGVPLFVDNTFATPYLCNPIEHGADIVWNSTTKWIHGHGTTVGGILVDGGSFPWSEHADAFPEIAQENPAYHGVNFAETFEPAGFTYAAIARGLRDMGNQQAPFDAWTTLQGLETLPVRMERHCENAMAVAEHLRDHPEVSWVTYPGLEDHETHEEASEYLDGGYGGMITFGLEAGYDAARTTVESTEIASLLANVGDAKTLIIHPASTTHQQLTDEEKQAAGVTDEMVRLSVGLESADDVIADLDQAIDEAT; encoded by the coding sequence ATGAGCGAGGACCGCGGCTTCGAGACGGACGCCCTGCACGTGGGCCAGGAGGAACCGGAGTCACACGCGAACGCGCGCGCGCCGCCCATCTACCAGACGACCTCGTACGTCTTCGAGGACGCCGAGGACGCCGCCGCGCAGTTCGCCCTGGAGAAGCCCGGGCACATCTACTCGCGGCTGATGAACCCCACCAACGAGATGCTCCAGGAACGGCTCGCCGCGCTGGAGGGCGGGGTCGGCGCCGTCGCGACGTCCTCGGGGATGGCGGCGCTGAACCTCGCTACCTTCCTGCTGGCAGACGCGGGCGACAACGTGGTCACCGCCTCGTCGCTGTACGGCGGGACCTACACCTACTTCACGCACACGGCCCCGCGCAACGGCGTCGAGGCCCGCTTCGTCGACACCCTCGACTACGAGGCCTACGAGGAGGCCATCGACGACGACACCGCCTACGTCCACTTCGAGACCATCGGCAACCCGGCCCTGGTGACCCCGGACATCGAGCGGCTGGCCGACATCGCCCACGACAACGGCGTCCCGCTGTTCGTGGACAACACCTTCGCGACGCCCTATCTCTGCAACCCCATCGAGCACGGGGCCGACATCGTGTGGAACTCCACGACGAAGTGGATCCACGGCCACGGCACCACCGTCGGCGGGATCCTCGTCGACGGGGGGAGCTTCCCGTGGAGCGAGCACGCCGATGCGTTCCCCGAGATCGCCCAGGAGAACCCGGCCTACCACGGCGTCAACTTCGCCGAGACGTTCGAGCCGGCCGGGTTCACCTACGCCGCCATCGCGCGCGGCCTGCGCGACATGGGCAACCAGCAGGCCCCCTTCGACGCCTGGACGACGCTGCAGGGCCTGGAGACGCTCCCGGTGCGGATGGAGCGCCACTGCGAGAACGCCATGGCGGTCGCCGAGCACCTGCGGGATCACCCGGAGGTCTCCTGGGTCACCTACCCCGGGCTGGAGGACCACGAGACCCACGAGGAGGCCAGCGAGTACCTCGACGGCGGCTACGGCGGCATGATCACCTTCGGCCTGGAGGCCGGCTACGACGCCGCCCGGACGACCGTCGAGTCGACCGAGATCGCGTCGCTGCTGGCGAACGTCGGCGACGCGAAGACGCTCATCATCCACCCCGCGTCGACGACCCACCAGCAGCTCACCGACGAGGAGAAGCAGGCCGCCGGCGTCACCGACGAGATGGTCCGTTTGTCCGTCGGTCTCGAGTCGGCCGACGACGTCATCGCCGACCTGGACCAGGCCATCGACGAGGCGACCTGA
- a CDS encoding Cdc6/Cdc18 family protein: MTDAGDEFDRTADAASDDATDGYDDLDADITSSEGADGAPSLDTDLDDVVLDGLDDDEDSEEASRGLFDDLLSGEPIFENKEVLRPSYTPHKLPHREEQINNMATILVAALRGDTPSNILIYGKTGTGKTASAKFVSEELESTSQKYEVPCTVEYINCEVTDTQYRVLAQLANKFIEENESYIDGRIEDLEDLRERADGDADALEDAEFDDVEAIDEEIESLTEDRESFEEVPMTGWPTDRVYSSFFDAVDYHERVVVIMLDEIDKLVEKSGDDTLYNLSRMNNELQHSRVSIIGISNDLKFTDFLDPRVKSSLGEEEIVFPPYDANQLRDILQHRSEVAFKEDALSDDVIPLCAAFAAQEHGDARRALDLLRTAGELAERDQTDVVEEKHVRQAQEKIELDRVVEVVRTLPTQSKIVLFAIILLEKNGVHNINTGEVYNIYKRVCEEIDADVLTQRRVTDLISELDMLGIVNAVVVSKGRYGRTKEISLSVPLEETEAVLMSDSRLGDIDDLQPFVQARFDN, from the coding sequence ATGACAGACGCGGGAGACGAGTTCGACCGGACCGCCGACGCCGCGAGCGACGACGCGACGGACGGCTACGACGATCTGGACGCCGACATCACCTCGTCGGAGGGAGCGGACGGCGCTCCGTCCCTGGACACCGACCTCGACGACGTCGTCCTCGATGGTCTCGACGACGACGAGGACTCGGAAGAGGCGTCCCGGGGCCTGTTCGACGACCTGTTGAGCGGCGAACCGATCTTCGAGAACAAGGAGGTCCTCCGACCGTCCTACACCCCCCACAAGCTCCCCCACCGGGAGGAGCAGATCAACAACATGGCGACGATTCTCGTCGCCGCCCTCCGCGGGGACACGCCCTCGAACATCCTGATCTACGGGAAGACGGGGACGGGCAAGACCGCCAGCGCGAAGTTCGTCAGCGAGGAGCTGGAGAGCACCTCCCAGAAGTACGAGGTGCCCTGCACCGTCGAGTACATCAACTGCGAGGTCACGGACACCCAGTACCGCGTGCTCGCCCAGCTGGCGAACAAGTTCATCGAGGAGAACGAGTCCTACATCGACGGCCGGATCGAGGACCTCGAGGACCTCCGCGAGCGCGCGGACGGCGACGCCGACGCCCTCGAAGACGCGGAGTTCGACGACGTCGAGGCGATCGACGAGGAGATCGAGTCGCTGACCGAGGACCGCGAGTCCTTCGAGGAGGTCCCGATGACGGGATGGCCGACCGACCGCGTGTACAGCTCCTTCTTCGACGCGGTCGACTACCACGAGCGCGTGGTCGTCATCATGCTCGACGAGATCGACAAGCTCGTCGAGAAGTCCGGGGACGACACCCTCTACAATCTCTCCCGGATGAACAACGAGCTTCAGCACTCCCGGGTCTCGATCATCGGCATCTCGAACGACCTGAAGTTCACCGACTTCCTCGACCCCCGCGTCAAGTCCAGCCTCGGCGAGGAGGAGATCGTCTTCCCGCCGTACGACGCCAACCAGCTGCGGGACATCCTCCAGCACCGCTCGGAGGTCGCGTTCAAGGAGGACGCCCTGAGCGACGATGTCATCCCGCTGTGTGCGGCCTTCGCGGCACAGGAACACGGCGACGCCAGGCGTGCACTCGACCTGCTGCGGACGGCCGGGGAACTCGCCGAGCGCGACCAGACCGACGTCGTCGAGGAGAAGCACGTCCGCCAGGCCCAGGAGAAGATCGAACTCGATCGGGTGGTCGAGGTCGTCCGCACCCTCCCGACCCAGAGCAAGATCGTCCTGTTCGCGATCATCCTGCTGGAGAAAAACGGCGTCCACAACATCAACACCGGCGAGGTGTACAACATCTACAAGCGCGTCTGCGAGGAGATCGACGCCGACGTGCTCACCCAGCGCCGCGTCACCGACCTCATCTCCGAACTGGACATGCTGGGCATCGTCAACGCCGTCGTCGTCTCGAAGGGCCGCTACGGCCGGACCAAGGAGATCAGCCTCTCCGTTCCACTCGAAGAGACGGAGGCGGTCCTCATGTCCGACTCGCGACTCGGCGACATCGACGACCTCCAGCCGTTCGTCCAGGCCCGGTTCGACAACTAG
- a CDS encoding cold-shock protein, whose product MAEGTVDFFNDTGGYGFISTEDADDDVFFHMEDVGGPDLEEGEDIEFDIEQAPKGPRASNVVRA is encoded by the coding sequence ATGGCAGAAGGCACTGTTGATTTCTTCAACGACACTGGCGGTTACGGTTTCATCTCGACTGAGGACGCGGACGACGACGTGTTCTTCCACATGGAAGACGTGGGCGGCCCGGACCTCGAGGAGGGAGAGGACATCGAATTCGACATCGAACAGGCCCCAAAGGGCCCGCGCGCGTCGAACGTCGTCCGCGCTTAA
- a CDS encoding helix-turn-helix domain-containing protein has product MAVLADLVVPGDEFVLAEALTSESGVRVEIKRVVAGTADVTPFFWAFGDRLDDFESALSADSEVRAVDPLETTDEGERFYRVSWDRSAPSLLTAVADAEATILEAVNDDDGVWELKVLFPDRGALSAFHDYCLEHDFGIRLERVYSPENPEERGQYGVTDDQQEALVAAYHAGYFEVPRSTTLADIAGDLGISRNAASARLRRGHRNLLASTLVHDEGSGT; this is encoded by the coding sequence ATGGCAGTCCTCGCGGATCTGGTCGTCCCCGGCGACGAGTTCGTCCTCGCGGAGGCGCTGACGTCCGAGTCCGGCGTCCGCGTCGAAATCAAGCGCGTGGTCGCCGGGACCGCCGACGTGACGCCGTTTTTCTGGGCGTTCGGCGACCGTCTCGACGACTTCGAGTCCGCGCTGTCGGCCGATTCGGAGGTCCGCGCGGTCGACCCGCTGGAGACCACCGACGAGGGCGAGCGGTTCTACCGGGTGAGCTGGGACCGGTCCGCGCCGAGCCTCCTGACGGCCGTCGCCGACGCCGAGGCCACGATTCTGGAGGCCGTCAACGACGACGACGGCGTGTGGGAGCTGAAGGTCCTCTTCCCGGACCGAGGGGCGCTGTCGGCGTTCCACGACTACTGCCTGGAACACGACTTCGGCATCCGGCTCGAACGGGTCTACAGCCCGGAGAACCCAGAGGAGCGCGGCCAGTACGGCGTCACCGACGACCAGCAGGAGGCGCTCGTGGCCGCCTACCACGCCGGGTACTTCGAGGTCCCCCGGTCGACGACGCTGGCCGACATCGCCGGCGACCTGGGCATCTCACGGAACGCCGCGTCCGCGCGCCTCCGGCGCGGCCACCGGAACCTCCTGGCGAGTACTCTCGTCCACGACGAGGGATCGGGGACCTGA
- a CDS encoding Zn-ribbon domain-containing protein, with protein sequence MPHQCTNCGRTFDDGSKQMLSGCPDCGGNKFQFKPDGGPAPDAEPPEPPEPAGSSVARTVGKTAATVKDFVSSSDDESPSVGAPESTDTASPEVGTADATSSEVGTPGAEVNGAEPSSAADRSGAASARSPPETEGSRPPAEDAGRASSSEPSITDVHEDSAQASARSEVIAPDEIPSEPATDEEHHFDPVSTEESTDSSTGSEGAEPVDRPDLDELREELNDQFESIKVLDPGKYELNLMELYDREEYIIALREDGRYSIQVPENFRE encoded by the coding sequence ATGCCCCACCAGTGTACGAACTGCGGCCGGACCTTCGACGACGGCTCCAAGCAGATGCTGTCGGGGTGTCCGGACTGCGGGGGGAACAAGTTCCAGTTCAAGCCCGACGGCGGGCCCGCGCCGGACGCGGAGCCGCCGGAACCCCCCGAACCCGCGGGCTCGTCGGTGGCCAGGACCGTCGGCAAGACGGCCGCCACCGTCAAGGACTTCGTGAGTTCGTCGGACGACGAGTCTCCGAGCGTCGGCGCCCCGGAATCGACCGACACTGCCTCGCCAGAGGTCGGTACCGCGGACGCGACGTCGTCCGAGGTCGGGACCCCCGGAGCGGAAGTGAACGGCGCCGAGCCGTCATCCGCCGCTGACCGCTCTGGAGCGGCCTCGGCCCGCAGTCCACCCGAAACGGAGGGGTCGCGCCCGCCCGCGGAGGACGCCGGAAGAGCGAGCTCCTCCGAGCCCTCGATCACTGACGTTCACGAGGACTCGGCCCAGGCGAGCGCGCGAAGCGAAGTCATCGCACCCGACGAGATCCCGTCCGAGCCCGCCACGGACGAGGAGCACCACTTCGACCCCGTCTCCACGGAGGAGTCGACCGACAGTTCCACTGGAAGCGAGGGGGCAGAGCCGGTCGATCGACCGGACCTGGACGAGCTCCGCGAGGAACTCAACGACCAGTTCGAGAGCATCAAGGTACTCGACCCCGGGAAGTACGAGCTCAACCTGATGGAGCTATACGACCGCGAGGAGTACATCATCGCGCTGCGCGAGGACGGCCGCTACAGCATTCAGGTTCCGGAGAACTTCCGGGAGTAG
- the serB gene encoding phosphoserine phosphatase SerB: protein MIVAFDFDGTLSDSEMTVLLGERNGTADDMAEITERAMNDEIAYAESLRQRCALLEGLPDEEAAAAFDQVALRPGAADVIESLREAGVYVCILTGGFERGVARALEKEGVEVDAIVANRLPVEGDELTGAVEGPLIEGTKDDALEVVTAVVGEDREDTVAVGDGANDLPMLEVAGLAVGFDPKPAVAPSCDTIVESMEALGELFEEEGVL from the coding sequence ATGATAGTCGCGTTCGACTTCGACGGGACGCTCTCGGACTCCGAGATGACGGTGCTGCTGGGGGAACGCAACGGGACGGCCGACGACATGGCCGAGATCACCGAGCGGGCGATGAACGACGAGATCGCATACGCCGAGAGCCTGCGCCAGCGCTGCGCGCTGCTCGAGGGACTGCCGGACGAGGAGGCTGCCGCGGCCTTCGACCAGGTCGCGCTGCGGCCGGGCGCGGCGGACGTCATCGAGTCGCTGCGCGAGGCGGGCGTGTACGTCTGCATTCTCACGGGCGGCTTCGAGCGCGGCGTCGCCCGCGCACTCGAAAAGGAGGGGGTCGAGGTCGACGCCATCGTGGCGAATCGCCTGCCAGTGGAGGGGGACGAACTGACCGGCGCCGTCGAGGGGCCGCTCATCGAGGGCACCAAGGACGACGCGCTGGAGGTCGTGACGGCGGTCGTCGGCGAGGACCGCGAGGACACCGTGGCCGTCGGCGACGGCGCCAACGACCTGCCGATGCTGGAGGTGGCTGGTCTGGCCGTCGGGTTCGATCCGAAGCCGGCCGTGGCGCCGTCCTGCGACACCATCGTCGAGTCGATGGAGGCGCTGGGCGAGCTCTTCGAGGAAGAGGGCGTTCTGTAG
- a CDS encoding S26 family signal peptidase: MSDDPRRGESDRTDGARDSSRRPNGEGPARGDGDREIAGVEPPRAEPAPDRDDDVDWRVYAYDLVSSVAAVALVGAFLFAVSGVWPPLVAIESPSMTPHIQKGDLVFVMEEERFPGDGAVGDTGVVPAQRGEQTGYRTFQGHGDVVVYQPDGNAGQTPIIHRAMFWVEAGENWYDRADEDYVGAADNCEELSNCPADEAGFITKGDYNHQYDQVGSRPLSDPVRPAWVIGTAEARVPLLGEIRLRSGGVGAAAAPSLDEGGVRNASANASDVCVTASPSAGASAAATDASAVAAP; encoded by the coding sequence ATGAGTGACGACCCGCGCCGGGGGGAGTCCGACCGGACAGATGGCGCCCGGGACTCGTCTCGCCGACCGAACGGCGAGGGGCCGGCTCGCGGCGACGGCGACCGGGAAATCGCCGGGGTCGAACCGCCGCGGGCCGAGCCGGCGCCGGACCGAGACGACGACGTCGACTGGCGCGTGTACGCGTACGACCTGGTCAGCAGCGTCGCGGCCGTGGCGCTCGTCGGCGCGTTTCTGTTCGCGGTCAGCGGCGTCTGGCCGCCACTGGTCGCCATCGAGAGCCCGAGCATGACGCCCCACATTCAGAAGGGCGACCTGGTGTTCGTCATGGAGGAGGAGCGGTTCCCCGGAGACGGCGCTGTCGGCGATACCGGCGTCGTCCCCGCTCAGCGGGGCGAGCAGACGGGCTATCGCACGTTCCAGGGCCACGGTGACGTCGTCGTCTACCAGCCCGACGGCAACGCCGGCCAGACCCCGATCATCCACCGCGCCATGTTCTGGGTCGAGGCGGGCGAGAACTGGTACGACCGCGCCGACGAGGACTACGTCGGTGCGGCGGACAACTGCGAGGAGCTGTCCAACTGCCCGGCCGACGAGGCGGGCTTCATCACGAAGGGCGACTACAACCACCAGTACGACCAGGTGGGCAGTCGTCCGCTGAGCGACCCGGTCCGGCCGGCCTGGGTGATCGGAACCGCCGAGGCCCGCGTGCCGCTGCTGGGCGAGATCCGACTCCGGTCCGGCGGCGTCGGAGCGGCTGCCGCGCCGTCGCTGGACGAGGGCGGAGTCCGAAACGCGAGCGCGAACGCTTCGGACGTCTGCGTGACTGCGTCGCCGTCGGCCGGTGCGAGCGCGGCCGCCACTGACGCGAGTGCAGTCGCTGCACCCTGA
- a CDS encoding DUF2073 domain-containing protein, which yields MAEAKPQDGVQIDLISGERMDGMTSMEKIRMILDGVRDGNIVVLEEGLSPDEESRLIEVTMTEISPDEFNGIEIETYPKSEAADASLLDRLMGSESTKKLTVIGPANQIETLHKDETLISALVSRK from the coding sequence ATGGCAGAAGCAAAACCCCAGGACGGGGTCCAGATCGACCTCATCAGCGGCGAGCGGATGGACGGCATGACGTCCATGGAGAAGATCCGGATGATCCTCGACGGCGTCCGCGACGGCAACATCGTCGTCCTCGAGGAGGGACTCTCCCCGGACGAGGAGTCGCGCCTGATCGAGGTCACGATGACGGAGATCAGCCCCGACGAGTTCAACGGTATCGAGATCGAGACCTATCCCAAGTCCGAGGCGGCCGACGCGAGCCTCCTCGATCGGCTGATGGGTAGCGAGTCGACGAAGAAGCTGACGGTGATCGGTCCGGCGAACCAGATCGAGACGCTCCACAAGGACGAGACCCTCATCAGCGCGCTGGTCTCCCGGAAGTAA